A genomic region of Chelonia mydas isolate rCheMyd1 chromosome 9, rCheMyd1.pri.v2, whole genome shotgun sequence contains the following coding sequences:
- the LOC122461767 gene encoding RING finger protein 223-like, protein MAELAEKGSGSLGAAGGRQQQDGEAADGGGSEEEARAANPPNYEDYECKICYNYFDLERRAPKLLECLHTFCQECLSQLHLRAAQRPPPAQPGPPGAAPWRAGASGTICCPVCRHRTALPDQRVHSLPVNTKLAEAFPLQLRARDPLPQDSLPPAPRPAAGPQPRAAPHEAGPAPRPQRPGPRSSGGGYESCQSCKRAALSAGCVCVVFSFLSMVVLLFTGLIFVNQYGGEPGPGGPASPSPVGPICLSVASILALFSVVVTWLICWLKYRPEAGAGAAPGSGTPRGRAAAAAGGRRSHT, encoded by the coding sequence ATGGCCGAGCTGGCGGAGAAGGGCAGCGGCAGCCTAGGGGCGGCGGGCGGGCGGCAGCAGCAGGATGGGGAGGCGGCGGATGGCGGGGGGTCGGAGGAGGAGGCCCGGGCCGCCAACCCCCCTAACTACGAGGACTACGAGTGCAAGATCTGCTACAATTACTTCGACCTGGAGCGGCGCGCGCCCAAGCTGCTGGAGTGCCTGCACACCTTCTGCCAGGAGTGCCTGAGCCAGCTGCACCTGCGGgccgcccagcgccccccgcccgCGCAGCCCGGCCCGCCGGGCGCTGCGCCATGGCGGGCCGGGGCCAGCGGCACCATCTGCTGCCCGGTGTGCCGCCACCGCACCGCCCTGCCCGACCAGCGCGTGCACAGCCTGCCCGTCAACACCAAGCTGGCCGAggccttccccctgcagctgcgGGCCCGCGACCCGCTGCCCCAGGACAGCCTGCCGCCCGCGCCGCGCCCCGCCGCCGGCCCCCAGCCGCGCGCCGCGCCCCACGAGGCGGGCCCAGCCCCGCGGCCGCAGCGCCCCGGCCCGCGCTCCTCGGGCGGGGGCTACGAGAGCTGCCAGAGCTGCAAGCGGGCGGCGCTGAGCGCGGGCTGCGTGTGCGTGGTGTTCTCCTTCCTCTCCATGGTGGTGCTGCTCTTCACCGGCCTCATCTTCGTCAACCAGTACGGGGGGGAGCCGGGGCCCGGCGGCCCGGCCTCGCCCTCCCCCGTGGGGCCCATCTGCCTCTCGGTCGCCAGCATCCTCGCCCTCTTCTCCGTCGTGGTCACCTGGCTCATCTGCTGGCTCAAGTACCGACCCGAGGCGGGGGCCGGGGCGGCTCCCGGGAGCGGGACCCCCAGGGggcgggctgctgctgctgcaggcggcAGGAGGAGCCACACGTAG